The following are encoded in a window of Mustela nigripes isolate SB6536 chromosome 1, MUSNIG.SB6536, whole genome shotgun sequence genomic DNA:
- the SGCB gene encoding beta-sarcoglycan isoform X1, giving the protein MEAGAADLARGQPEDTETSQRRRGRGAASGAPSPSPTHTRRPGRRRTGCGRGGEGGGAGRGKMAAAAAAAAAEQQSSNGPVKKSMREKAVERRNVNKEHNSNFKAGYIPIDEDRLHKTGLRGRKGNLAICVIILLFILAVINLIITLVIWAVIRIGPNGCDSMEFHESGLLRFKQVSDMGVIHPLYKSTVGGRRNENLVITGNNQPIVFQQGTTKLSVEKNKTSITSDIGMQFFDPRTQNILFSTDYETHEFHLPSGVKSLNVQKASTERITSNATSDLNIKVDGRAIVRGNEGVFIMGKTIEFHMGGNMELKAENSIILNGTVMVSTSRLPSSSSGDQFGTGDWVRYKLCMCADGTLFKVQVTGQNMGCQISDNPCGNTH; this is encoded by the exons ATGGAGGCGGGGGCGGCGGACCTCGCCCGCGGGCAGCCGGAGGACACGGAGACTTCCCAGCGCCGGAGGGGCAGGGGTGCGGCGAGcggagccccctccccctcccccacacacacccggCGGCCAGGGCGCAGGCGCACGGGGTGCGGCCGCGGCGGGgagggcggcggcgcggggcgcgggaagatggcggcagcggcggcagcggcggcggccgAGCAG caaAGTTCCAACGGTCCTGTAAAGAAGTCCATGCGGGAGAAGGCTGTCGAGAGAAGGAATGTCAATAAGGAGCATAATAGTAATTTCAAGGCCGGATATATTCCAATCGACGAAGATCGCCTCCATAAAACGGGATTGAGGGGGAGAAAGGGCAATTTAGCCATCTGTGTCATTATCCTCTTGTTTATCCTGGCTGTCATCAATTTAATT ATAACACTTGTTATCTGGGCTGTGATTCGCATCGGGCCAAATGGCTGTGACAGCATGGAGTTTCATGAAAGCGGCCTGCTCCGGTTTAAGCAAGTATCTGACATGGGAGTTATACATCCTCTTTATAAGAGCACAGTAGGAGGAAGACGAAATGAAAACTTGGTTATCACTGGCAACAACCAGCCT ATTGTTTTCCAGCAAGGGACAACAAAGCTTAGtgtagaaaagaacaaaacttcTATCACCAGTGACATTGGTATGCAGTTTTTTGACCCGAGGACTCAGAATATCTTATTCAGCACAGACTATGAAACTCATGAGTTTCATTTGCCAAGTGGAGTGAAAAGTTTGAATGTTCAAAAAGCATCTACTGAAAGG attACCAGCAACGCTACTAGtgacttaaatataaaagttgACGGGCGTGCTATCGTGCGTGGAAATGAAGGTGTATTCATTATGGGCAAAACCATTGAATTTCACATGGGCGGTAATATGGAGTTAAAGGCA GAAAACAGCATCATCCTAAACGGAACTGTGATGGTTAGCACAAGTCGCCTACCTAGTTCCTCCAGCGGAGACCAGTTTGGGACGGGCGACTGGGTGCGCTACAAGCTGTGTATGTGTGCAGACGGGACGCTCTTCAAAGTACAAGTGACGGGCCAGAACATGGGCTGCCAGATCTCAGACAATCCCTGTGGAAACACTCACTAG
- the SGCB gene encoding beta-sarcoglycan isoform X2: protein MEAGAADLARGQPEDTETSQRRRGRGAASGAPSPSPTHTRRPGRRRTGCGRGGEGGGAGRGKMAAAAAAAAAEQQSSNGPVKKSMREKAVERRNVNKEHNSNFKAGYIPIDEDRLHKTGLRGRKGNLAICVIILLFILAVINLIITLVIWAVIRIGPNGCDSMEFHESGLLRFKQVSDMGVIHPLYKSTVGGRRNENLVITGNNQPITSNATSDLNIKVDGRAIVRGNEGVFIMGKTIEFHMGGNMELKAENSIILNGTVMVSTSRLPSSSSGDQFGTGDWVRYKLCMCADGTLFKVQVTGQNMGCQISDNPCGNTH from the exons ATGGAGGCGGGGGCGGCGGACCTCGCCCGCGGGCAGCCGGAGGACACGGAGACTTCCCAGCGCCGGAGGGGCAGGGGTGCGGCGAGcggagccccctccccctcccccacacacacccggCGGCCAGGGCGCAGGCGCACGGGGTGCGGCCGCGGCGGGgagggcggcggcgcggggcgcgggaagatggcggcagcggcggcagcggcggcggccgAGCAG caaAGTTCCAACGGTCCTGTAAAGAAGTCCATGCGGGAGAAGGCTGTCGAGAGAAGGAATGTCAATAAGGAGCATAATAGTAATTTCAAGGCCGGATATATTCCAATCGACGAAGATCGCCTCCATAAAACGGGATTGAGGGGGAGAAAGGGCAATTTAGCCATCTGTGTCATTATCCTCTTGTTTATCCTGGCTGTCATCAATTTAATT ATAACACTTGTTATCTGGGCTGTGATTCGCATCGGGCCAAATGGCTGTGACAGCATGGAGTTTCATGAAAGCGGCCTGCTCCGGTTTAAGCAAGTATCTGACATGGGAGTTATACATCCTCTTTATAAGAGCACAGTAGGAGGAAGACGAAATGAAAACTTGGTTATCACTGGCAACAACCAGCCT attACCAGCAACGCTACTAGtgacttaaatataaaagttgACGGGCGTGCTATCGTGCGTGGAAATGAAGGTGTATTCATTATGGGCAAAACCATTGAATTTCACATGGGCGGTAATATGGAGTTAAAGGCA GAAAACAGCATCATCCTAAACGGAACTGTGATGGTTAGCACAAGTCGCCTACCTAGTTCCTCCAGCGGAGACCAGTTTGGGACGGGCGACTGGGTGCGCTACAAGCTGTGTATGTGTGCAGACGGGACGCTCTTCAAAGTACAAGTGACGGGCCAGAACATGGGCTGCCAGATCTCAGACAATCCCTGTGGAAACACTCACTAG